The DNA sequence AAAACATCCATGTGGAAATTCCCCGCAACCAGCTGGTGGTGATCACCGGCCTCTCGGGTTCGGGTAAATCCTCCCTGGCCTTTGACACCATCTATGCCGAGGGCCAGAGGCGTTACGTGGAATCCCTTTCCGCCTACGCCCGGCAGTTTCTGGAGCAGATGGAGAAGCCCGACGTGGAATCCATCGAGGGGCTTTCTCCGGCTATTTCTATCGAGCAGAAGACGACTTCCAAGAATCCCCGCTCCACCGTGGGAACGATCACCGAGATCCACGATTACTTGCGCCTGTTCTTTGCCCGTATCGGCAAACCCCACTGCCCCCAGTGCGGCAAAGAGATCAAGTCCCAGACCGTCCAGCAGATTGTGGACCAGGTCATGGTCCTGGCACCCGGGACACGGTTACAAATTCTTTCTCCCATCATTCGGGGGCGAAAGGGGGAATATCGCAAAGAATTTGAGCACCTGCGGAAGAGCGGGTTCGCCCGGGTCAAGGTGGATGGGATCATCCGGGATCTGAGCGAAGAGATCATCCTGGACAAAAATAAAAAGCATACCCTCGAGGTCCTGGTGGACCGGCTGGTGGTCAAAGAAAAAGCGGAGAAACGTCTGGCGGATTCGCTGGCTACGGCTCTCGGCCTTTCGGAAGGAATCGCCAAGGTGGAGATTGTAGGGGGAGAAGAACTGGTCTTCAGCGAAAGATTCGCCTGCGTCGATTGCGGGGTGAGCCTTCCTGAGATCAGCCCTCGCATGTTCTCCTTCAACAATCCCTATGGAGCCTGCCCCCAATGCGATGGCCTGGGAACGATGATGTATTTCGCCCCGGACCTGATCGTGCCCAACAATAACCTTTCCATCCGGGAGGGGGCGGTGATTCCCTGGCAGGGGCGAAGTTCCATGCATTTCCACCAAATGCTCGATTCTCTGGTCGAACATTACCATATTGACCTCTATGCCCCTTTCAAGACCCTTCCTCCGCAAGTGCAGAAGGTCATTCTGCAAGGGTCCAACGGGGAACAGATCAAATTCTATAGCGAGCGGGATGACCGGCGGCATTTCTACTTCCGGGAATTCGAGGGCGTCATCCCCAATCTGGAAAGGAGGTACCGGGAGACCGATTCGGAGATCATCCGGGAAGAGATGGAACGGTACATGAACATCCGGGGTTGCCCGATGTGCCAAGGAGCCCGGTTGCGCCAGGAAAGCCTTTTCGTCAAAATCAACGAGCTGAACATCCACCAGGTTACGGGAAAATCCATCCGGGAGGCCTTAGATTTTTTTTCCAACCTGCCCCTTTCCCCACGGGAACAAGAAATCGGCCGCCGAATCTTGAAAGAAATCTCCGAGCGTCTGGGGTTCCTAGTCAATGTCGGCCTGGATTACCTGACCCTGAGCCGGCCTTCCGCGACCCTATCCGGCGGGGAGTCGGAGCGTATCCGCCTGGCGACCCAGATTGGCTCCGGGCTGGTCGGCGTTCTCTATATCCTGGACGAACCGAGCATCGGTTTACACCAGCGGGACAATACCAGGCTCCTGGCCACCTTGCGGCGGCTGAGAGACCTGGGCAATACCATCCTGGTAGTGGAGCACGACGAAGAAACGATCTTGGCAGCAGATTATGTCCTGGATCTCGGCCCGGGAGCGGGAGTCAACGGGGGGGAGTTAGTATTTACCGGAACGCCGCAGGAATTGATGCAGGCAGAAAATTCTCTTACCGGCAAGTACCTGTCGGGGAAGTTAAGCATCCCCGTTCCCGCCTCGCGCCGAAAGCCCACAGGGAAGTTTTTAACTTTGGTCCGGGCCAGCGAAAACAACCTCAAGGACATTACCGTAAAATTCCCCTTGGGCCTGTTCACCTGTGTGACCGGAGTTTCCGGCTCCGGCAAGAGCACCCTTGTTTTGGATACTCTGTACCGGGCCCTGGCCCAGAAGATCTACCATTCCAAAGAAAGACCGGGCAAGATGCAGGATCTTCTGGGAATCTCGGAAGTCGATAAGGTGATCGAAATCGACCAATCTCCCATCGGGCGCACGCCGCGTTCCAACCCGGCCACATACACGGGAGTCTTCACCTACGTCCGGGAACTTTTTGCCCGGCTTCCCGAGTCTCGGGCCCGGGGGTATGCTCCGGGGCGGTACAGTTTCAACGTCAAAGGCGGGCGTTGCGAAGCCTGCGGGGGCGACGGGATCATCAAGATCGAAATGCATTTCCTGCCTGACGTTTACGTGACCTGTGAAGTTTGCCGGGGGAAACGCTATAATCGAGAAACCTTGGAGGTGCAATATAAGGGAAAAAACATCTGGGATGTTTTGGATATGACCGTGGACCAGGCGCTCAAGTTCTTCGAACCCATCCCCAAAATCCGCGGCAAGCTCCAGACCTTGGCCGATGTGGGCATGGGATATATCAAGCTGGGGCAGCAAGCGACTACCCTTTCGGGGGGAGAAGCCCAACGGGTCAAACTTTCCCGGGAACTCTCCAAACGATCCACGGGGAGGACCGTATACATCCTGGATGAACCCACCACCGGGTTACACTTCGACGATATTCGCAAACTGCTGGAAGTCCTCAATCGTCTGGCCAACACGGGTAATACCGTGATCGTCATCGAGCATAACTTAGAAGTCATCAAGACCGCGGATTACGTCATCGACCTCGGCCCCGAAGGGGGAGACGCTGGAGGAGAAATTCTGGCCCAAGGAACTCCCGAGGAAGTGGCCAATATCCCCCATTCTTATACGGGCCAGTTTTTGCGGAAGCTCTTTGCCCGGGACCGGACCAGACAAAAAGAAATTCGGATTGCGGATTGCGGAATTAAATCTGAAATTCGAAATTATTTACAAATTCCGCATTCCCCATTCGGAATTCCGCATTTGAAGTTGTTGGCGCAGGATTTCGAAGAGGATGATGGCTCCAGCGACGGCTGCATTCAGAGAAGAAGTCTTTCCTTTCATGGGGATCGAGATTGTATGGTCACATTTTTTTAGGATAAGCGGGCGAATCCCCTTCCCTTCGCTTCCGATGACCAGGCCCACGTTCATATCAAATTGCATCTCATAAAGACTTTTTTCTCCCCGGGCATCTGCCCCCACGATCCAGAAATTTTCTCTTTTCAGCTCTTCCAAAGTGTTGGCCAAGTTAGTGACCCGCACTACCGGAATGTGAGCAGCCGCTCCGGCCGAAACTTTGATCACAGCGGGGGTAACGCCGACAGCCCGGTCCTTGGGAATGATGATTCCTTGCGCGCCGCATGCTTCGGCCGTCCGAATAAGCGAGCCAAAATTCTGGGGGTCTTCGATACTGTCCAGTAAGAGAACCAGAGCATGGCCAGGCGCTGACCGGATGGACGGTAAGAAATCCTCCCAGGAAGTATATGGCGACTGAGATCGCCAACCAATGACCCCCTGATGGTGCTCGGTCTTTGCCAGTCGGTTTAAAACTTCTCTGGGGCAAATCTGGATGGGGATCTTTTTTTCCTGAGCCAGCCGCCGCAAGGTACGGAGAGGAAGGTCTTCCCTTCCCTTCGCCAGGATGATCTTATGCAGAATTTGCCGATCTGCCTTCAAGGCTTCGAGAACCGGGTTGATACCGTAAATGACATCAGCACTCATAACCAATTCGGTTAAATTTAATAGGACGCAGATTTACGCCCACTTTCTCCTGCTCCTGGACTGTTTCGGCTGAAAAAGTTTTACCAGCACCAGCCCAGAAATAAATCCGCCGATGTGGGCAAAAAAGGCCACATTGGAGATGGCCCCGCCTCCTACGCTGAGGATCTGAATAAAGAACCAAAATCCCAAAATGATCAAGGCCGGTATGCGGACAATCTTAATAAAGATGAATATAAAGATCAGGGTGAGAATCCGGGCGGTCGGGAAGAGGAGCAGATAGGCCCCCAAAATGCCACCGATGGCTCCGCTAGCGCCGATCATAGGGACCGTAGAACTTGGATCGGAAAGAACCTGCGCCGCCCCTGCGGAGAGCCCACAAACCAGATAAAAGAGCAAGAAGCGGAAATGGCCGAGGGTATCTTCAATGTTGTTCCCGAAAATCCAGAGATAAAGCATGTTGCCGAAAAGGTGTAAAAATCCCCCATGAAGAAACATGGAGGAAAATAGGGTCAGGGGAAGGGGAATGGTGGGAAGTACGTGAATAACTTCTCCATGGGTGATTTGAAAAGGGATAGCACCCCACTGAAAAACAAAGCGTTGACTGGCAGCAAAATCCATAGTGAGCTGATGAAAAAAAATGAACCCGTTGGCTAGGATAATCCCGATCGTTACGAAGGGGAAAGAAGAAACGGGGTTGTCGTCTTTGAGGGGGAGCAGCAAAATAAAATTCCTTTAATCATGGTCGCCACATATGGTAAAAATTTAAGGCTTCTGAGGGCAGATTGTCAAGGAATTTTACCGTCTTTGAACTAAAAAAGTCTTGAATCAAGGGCAATCTGAAAAAGAATAAACAAAAAGTTCCTGCGCTTCAGAGGTGTAACACCCTGCAGAATCATAGAGGAATCGAGGAGGGAGAACTTTGATTTGAGCGCGTCCTTCTTTGATAGCTTCCACCAGCATCAGGCGGGCTTCGTCTTTTTGGTGAGAGTGTATAAACTGCAGGCGCTTGGGCTCCAGGTGAGACTTGCGCATTTCCTGAATCAAGTCGGCTGCCCGGGAGGCCGGGTAGATCATGTTCAAACGTCCCTTCTCTTTTAGGAGATGATGCGCAGCCTGGAGTATATCATTCAGGGTCGCCTTGATTTCATGGCGGGCCAGGGCCTTCTCCAACCAAGGATTGATCCGGCCTGAACCGACTTGGCGGTAGGGCGGGTTGCTTAAAACTACGTCAAAAGTACCCCCCAAGCTCTCCCTTTTTAAGGTCTTCAGATCTTTCTCCCAGATCTCAATATGGGAGGAGAAATGATTCAAGGCGGCGTTCCGCCTGGCCAGGTCGGCAAGGGATGGCTGGATTTCTACGCCAATCACCCCTCCCACTTTATGGTGAAAAATTAAAATCAGCGGGATAATGCCGCAGCCTGTACCCAGGTCAAGAACCCGGTCTTGGGGGCGAAGCTCTGTAAAGTGGGCCAGAAGGAGAGCGTCGATGGAGAAACGGTATCCACTTTTTTTCTGAAGGATTTTGAGCCGGCCCTCGAAGAGGGTATCGAGGGTTTCTTCCTGTTCATTCCACGACAATTTCTTCATCTGGTTCCAGCGGATTGATAACCAAGCCGCTGAGCAACTTGGGGTAGAAGAAAGTGGATTTTGAGGGCATGGTCTCCCCGGCCAGGGACACATCCCTGACCTGGTACACTTTGGTGGGGTTGAGGAAAAAAGCGATCTGCCCTTTACCGGATTGTACTGCTTGGACGGCTTCCTGAGGTTCTTGGCAATAGAGCACATTTTTGCCGGCGGCCAACTCCTGGGGGCCGATTTGCAACAACTTCTGAAAGACGAGGATATGGAGGAGATTCACATCCAAGTCTTTCAAAGTCGGGGACAATGCCGGGGCCGCTTCATCCAGGAAGCGTCCATTTTTCAGGGAAAGAAGAAAATATTGGGTGGTCTCACCCAGCAGCA is a window from the Deltaproteobacteria bacterium genome containing:
- the uvrA gene encoding excinuclease ABC subunit UvrA, with the protein product MATDKIIIRGAREHNLKNIHVEIPRNQLVVITGLSGSGKSSLAFDTIYAEGQRRYVESLSAYARQFLEQMEKPDVESIEGLSPAISIEQKTTSKNPRSTVGTITEIHDYLRLFFARIGKPHCPQCGKEIKSQTVQQIVDQVMVLAPGTRLQILSPIIRGRKGEYRKEFEHLRKSGFARVKVDGIIRDLSEEIILDKNKKHTLEVLVDRLVVKEKAEKRLADSLATALGLSEGIAKVEIVGGEELVFSERFACVDCGVSLPEISPRMFSFNNPYGACPQCDGLGTMMYFAPDLIVPNNNLSIREGAVIPWQGRSSMHFHQMLDSLVEHYHIDLYAPFKTLPPQVQKVILQGSNGEQIKFYSERDDRRHFYFREFEGVIPNLERRYRETDSEIIREEMERYMNIRGCPMCQGARLRQESLFVKINELNIHQVTGKSIREALDFFSNLPLSPREQEIGRRILKEISERLGFLVNVGLDYLTLSRPSATLSGGESERIRLATQIGSGLVGVLYILDEPSIGLHQRDNTRLLATLRRLRDLGNTILVVEHDEETILAADYVLDLGPGAGVNGGELVFTGTPQELMQAENSLTGKYLSGKLSIPVPASRRKPTGKFLTLVRASENNLKDITVKFPLGLFTCVTGVSGSGKSTLVLDTLYRALAQKIYHSKERPGKMQDLLGISEVDKVIEIDQSPIGRTPRSNPATYTGVFTYVRELFARLPESRARGYAPGRYSFNVKGGRCEACGGDGIIKIEMHFLPDVYVTCEVCRGKRYNRETLEVQYKGKNIWDVLDMTVDQALKFFEPIPKIRGKLQTLADVGMGYIKLGQQATTLSGGEAQRVKLSRELSKRSTGRTVYILDEPTTGLHFDDIRKLLEVLNRLANTGNTVIVIEHNLEVIKTADYVIDLGPEGGDAGGEILAQGTPEEVANIPHSYTGQFLRKLFARDRTRQKEIRIADCGIKSEIRNYLQIPHSPFGIPHLKLLAQDFEEDDGSSDGCIQRRSLSFHGDRDCMVTFF
- a CDS encoding rhomboid family intramembrane serine protease, which encodes MLPLKDDNPVSSFPFVTIGIILANGFIFFHQLTMDFAASQRFVFQWGAIPFQITHGEVIHVLPTIPLPLTLFSSMFLHGGFLHLFGNMLYLWIFGNNIEDTLGHFRFLLFYLVCGLSAGAAQVLSDPSSTVPMIGASGAIGGILGAYLLLFPTARILTLIFIFIFIKIVRIPALIILGFWFFIQILSVGGGAISNVAFFAHIGGFISGLVLVKLFQPKQSRSRRKWA
- a CDS encoding tRNA1(Val) (adenine(37)-N6)-methyltransferase, with product MKKLSWNEQEETLDTLFEGRLKILQKKSGYRFSIDALLLAHFTELRPQDRVLDLGTGCGIIPLILIFHHKVGGVIGVEIQPSLADLARRNAALNHFSSHIEIWEKDLKTLKRESLGGTFDVVLSNPPYRQVGSGRINPWLEKALARHEIKATLNDILQAAHHLLKEKGRLNMIYPASRAADLIQEMRKSHLEPKRLQFIHSHQKDEARLMLVEAIKEGRAQIKVLPPRFLYDSAGCYTSEAQELFVYSFSDCP